In Arthrobacter sp. B3I4, the following proteins share a genomic window:
- the der gene encoding ribosome biogenesis GTPase Der, which yields MSDTTQTSGNFGAGEDEYTPTGTDQVAENLAALDDDEAELRAASLRAGLDDYELDEEDAALLSGRYEDEDFDGPVKLDPVLAIIGRPNVGKSTLVNRILGRREAVVEDTPGVTRDRVMYSAHWNGRNFTVVDTGGWEHDARGIHARVAEQAEMAVELADAVLFVVDSAVGATATDEGVMKMLRKSKKPVIMVANKVDDFAQEADSAALWGLGFGEPYPVSALHGRGVADLLDHVMDTLPEFSTIEGLERTGGPRRIALIGRPNVGKSSLLNKLAGSERVVVDNTAGTTRDPVDEFIELGGRTWRFVDTAGIRRRQHMAQGADFYASLRTQSALEKAEVAVVLLAVDEVLSEQDVRILQLAIESGRALVLAFNKWDLLDDERRSYLEREIEQDLAHVAWAPRVNISAKTGWHKDRLVPALDTALESWDRRIPTGRLNAFLGELVAAHPHPVRGGKQPRILFGTQASSRPPKFVLFTTGFLDPGYRRFITRRLRETFSFEGTPIEVNMRVREKRGKKR from the coding sequence ATGAGCGATACGACTCAAACCTCCGGCAACTTCGGCGCCGGCGAAGACGAATACACGCCCACCGGCACGGACCAGGTGGCCGAAAACCTCGCCGCCCTGGACGACGACGAGGCCGAGCTGCGCGCGGCTTCGCTGCGCGCCGGCCTGGACGACTACGAGCTGGACGAGGAAGACGCCGCGCTGCTCAGCGGCCGCTACGAGGACGAGGATTTCGACGGACCGGTCAAACTTGACCCGGTCCTGGCCATCATCGGCCGCCCGAACGTCGGCAAGTCCACCCTGGTCAACCGCATCCTGGGCCGCCGCGAAGCCGTCGTCGAGGATACCCCCGGCGTCACCCGCGACCGGGTCATGTACTCCGCGCACTGGAACGGCCGGAACTTCACCGTCGTCGACACCGGCGGCTGGGAGCACGACGCCCGCGGCATCCACGCCCGGGTCGCCGAGCAGGCCGAGATGGCCGTGGAACTCGCCGACGCGGTCTTGTTCGTCGTCGACTCCGCCGTCGGCGCGACCGCCACGGACGAAGGCGTCATGAAAATGCTGCGCAAGTCCAAGAAGCCGGTCATCATGGTCGCGAACAAGGTGGACGACTTCGCCCAGGAAGCAGACTCGGCCGCGCTGTGGGGCCTCGGCTTCGGCGAGCCCTACCCGGTGTCCGCCCTGCACGGCCGCGGCGTCGCCGACCTGCTGGACCACGTGATGGACACCCTGCCGGAGTTCTCCACCATCGAAGGGCTCGAGCGCACCGGCGGACCCCGCCGGATCGCCCTCATCGGCCGCCCGAACGTCGGCAAATCCTCGCTGCTGAACAAGCTCGCCGGCTCCGAGCGCGTCGTCGTCGACAACACCGCCGGCACCACCCGCGACCCGGTCGATGAGTTCATCGAACTCGGCGGCCGCACCTGGCGTTTCGTGGACACCGCAGGCATCCGCCGCCGCCAGCACATGGCCCAGGGCGCGGATTTCTACGCTTCGCTGCGCACCCAGAGCGCCCTGGAGAAGGCCGAGGTCGCCGTCGTGCTCCTCGCGGTGGACGAGGTGCTCAGCGAGCAGGACGTGCGGATCCTGCAGCTGGCTATCGAATCCGGCCGGGCGCTGGTGCTTGCTTTCAACAAGTGGGACCTGCTGGACGACGAACGCCGCAGCTACCTGGAACGCGAAATCGAGCAGGACCTGGCCCACGTGGCCTGGGCGCCGCGGGTGAACATCTCCGCCAAGACCGGCTGGCACAAGGACCGGCTGGTTCCGGCCCTGGACACCGCCCTGGAGAGCTGGGACCGGCGCATCCCCACCGGCCGGCTCAACGCCTTCCTCGGCGAACTGGTCGCGGCGCACCCGCACCCGGTCCGCGGCGGCAAGCAGCCCCGTATCCTTTTCGGCACCCAGGCCTCGAGCCGGCCGCCGAAGTTCGTGCTGTTCACCACCGGCTTCCTGGACCCCGGCTACCGACGCTTCATCACCCGCCGGCTCCGCGAAACCTTCAGCTTCGAGGGCACTCCGATCGAGGTCAACATGCGGGTGCGGGAAAAGCGCGGCAAGAAGCGTTAA
- a CDS encoding pseudouridine synthase — MTQAGRQGSPRNGSGRTSAGHQSARTAGAGGAGRGQRDFPKGGGDRPFKRPKPREEAFVDPDLNPDAGTPDQADRKGAGKPAARKPGARKPGAGKVPGTPGALKPKPRVGAGAAKAAGSRAFGGERFGQSLGPVRKPARKRGPRSEVPQSELHDADGVRLQKVMASAGVASRRVCEEMIAEGRVEVDGQVVTELGVRVDPKTSVIHVDGLRIQLDENMVYMVFNKPKGVVSTMEDPDGRPCVSDFVRNHHGERLFHVGRLDVATEGLLLLTNDGELANRLTHPSYEVPKTYLVQVRGPFPQGVGAQLKAGIELEDGMASVDSFKLVDSTPGHVLIEVVLHSGKNRIVRRLFDAVGFPVLRLVRVKVGPIGLGDQRQGSIRNLGKQEVGHLLASVGL, encoded by the coding sequence ATGACACAGGCGGGACGCCAGGGTTCACCACGTAACGGTTCGGGACGCACCAGCGCCGGACACCAATCAGCACGCACCGCGGGTGCGGGCGGCGCCGGCCGCGGCCAGCGCGACTTCCCCAAGGGCGGCGGCGACCGGCCGTTCAAGCGGCCCAAGCCGCGCGAAGAAGCTTTCGTCGATCCCGATCTCAACCCCGACGCCGGAACCCCGGACCAGGCTGACCGCAAGGGCGCCGGCAAGCCGGCGGCCCGGAAGCCCGGTGCCCGCAAGCCCGGCGCGGGCAAGGTTCCCGGCACGCCCGGCGCGCTCAAACCCAAGCCCCGGGTCGGCGCCGGCGCGGCCAAGGCCGCCGGCTCCCGCGCCTTCGGCGGCGAACGCTTCGGCCAGAGCCTCGGCCCGGTCCGGAAACCGGCTCGCAAGCGCGGTCCCCGCTCCGAGGTGCCCCAGTCTGAACTGCACGACGCGGACGGCGTGCGGCTGCAAAAGGTCATGGCTTCGGCCGGTGTGGCCTCCCGCCGCGTGTGCGAGGAAATGATTGCTGAAGGCCGCGTCGAGGTCGATGGCCAGGTCGTCACCGAGCTCGGTGTCCGGGTTGACCCCAAGACCTCGGTGATCCACGTGGACGGCCTGCGCATCCAGCTGGACGAGAACATGGTCTACATGGTGTTCAACAAGCCCAAGGGCGTTGTCTCCACGATGGAAGACCCGGACGGCCGCCCCTGCGTCAGTGACTTTGTCCGCAACCACCACGGTGAACGCCTCTTCCACGTCGGACGGCTCGACGTCGCCACCGAGGGCCTGCTGCTGCTGACCAACGACGGCGAACTCGCCAACCGCCTGACGCACCCGTCCTACGAGGTTCCCAAGACCTACCTGGTCCAGGTCCGCGGGCCGTTCCCGCAGGGCGTCGGAGCCCAGCTCAAGGCCGGAATCGAACTTGAAGACGGCATGGCCTCGGTCGACTCCTTCAAGCTGGTCGACTCGACCCCGGGCCACGTGCTGATCGAGGTGGTGCTGCACTCGGGCAAGAACCGCATCGTGCGCCGGCTCTTCGACGCCGTCGGCTTCCCGGTGCTGCGCCTGGTGCGCGTCAAGGTCGGCCCCATCGGTCTGGGCGACCAGCGCCAGGGCAGCATCCGCAACCTCGGCAAGCAGGAAGTCGGCCACCTGCTGGCATCCGTGGGGCTGTAG
- a CDS encoding MerR family transcriptional regulator, with protein MAQAERRGPQVLNIGEVLAQLSDDFPNMTASKIRFLEEKGLINPQRTPAGYRQYSESDVERLRFVLALQRDQYLPLKVIKDYLDAIDRGERPDNLPPGVTVSPRIVSDELASELNNRVRKLSEEQLRAESGASVPLLESLLSFGLIGHVNGKFDEHALQVARACVQLESHGLEPRHLRPIQAAADREFGLVERAVATLTSRKDAASHARAAEAAREISELCLSLHRALVQDRISRMDS; from the coding sequence ATGGCACAGGCCGAACGGCGCGGACCCCAGGTCCTGAACATTGGGGAGGTCCTGGCGCAGCTGAGCGACGACTTCCCCAACATGACCGCGTCGAAAATCAGGTTCCTTGAAGAAAAGGGACTCATCAACCCGCAGCGGACCCCCGCGGGTTACCGGCAGTACTCCGAGAGCGACGTCGAACGCCTGCGCTTCGTGCTGGCCCTGCAGCGGGACCAGTACCTCCCCCTGAAGGTCATCAAGGATTACCTTGACGCGATCGACCGCGGGGAGCGCCCGGACAACCTGCCGCCCGGCGTTACGGTCTCGCCGCGCATCGTTTCCGACGAGCTTGCCTCCGAGCTGAACAACCGCGTGCGCAAGCTCAGCGAAGAACAGCTCCGCGCCGAGTCCGGCGCCAGCGTCCCGCTGCTGGAGTCCCTGCTGAGCTTCGGCCTGATCGGGCACGTCAACGGCAAATTCGACGAACACGCCTTGCAGGTGGCCCGCGCCTGTGTCCAGCTCGAGAGCCACGGCCTCGAACCGCGGCACCTGCGGCCGATTCAGGCCGCGGCCGACCGCGAATTCGGTCTGGTGGAACGGGCGGTGGCAACCCTGACGTCCCGCAAGGACGCCGCGTCCCACGCCCGCGCCGCCGAGGCCGCCCGCGAAATCAGCGAACTTTGCCTGTCGCTGCACCGCGCCCTGGTCCAGGACCGCATTTCGAGGATGGACAGCTGA
- the cmk gene encoding (d)CMP kinase, whose translation MTQELIQTVDIVRPGKSLVVAIDGPSGSGKSSVSKEVARRLRLAYLDTGAMYRALTWFCLQSGTDLADGQAVEDAAEALDLEISTSTREEYVRVGGTDITEAIREPAISAAVSAVATTLGARTELIRRQRALIETHHRRMVVEGRDITTVVAPHAEVRMLLTASEEARLRRRGIQLGGSQNAEQLAAQVTARDAKDSTVVNFTQAADGVVTLDSSDLDFAETVDAALGIVHRVINHTAFHRD comes from the coding sequence ATGACCCAGGAACTGATTCAGACGGTGGATATCGTCCGCCCCGGAAAGAGCCTCGTCGTCGCAATCGACGGCCCCTCCGGCTCCGGCAAGTCCAGCGTCAGCAAAGAGGTGGCACGCCGGCTCCGGCTCGCCTACCTCGACACCGGCGCCATGTACCGGGCGCTGACCTGGTTCTGCCTCCAGAGCGGCACGGACCTGGCCGACGGCCAGGCTGTGGAAGACGCCGCAGAGGCGCTCGATCTGGAGATCAGCACCAGCACCCGGGAAGAGTACGTCCGGGTCGGCGGGACCGACATAACCGAGGCCATCCGCGAACCGGCCATATCCGCCGCGGTCAGCGCCGTCGCCACCACGCTGGGCGCCCGCACCGAGCTGATCCGGCGCCAGCGTGCCCTGATTGAAACGCACCACCGCCGGATGGTGGTGGAGGGCCGGGACATCACCACCGTCGTCGCGCCGCACGCCGAGGTCCGCATGCTGCTCACGGCCAGCGAAGAGGCCCGGCTTCGCCGCCGTGGCATCCAGCTCGGCGGCAGCCAGAACGCCGAGCAGCTCGCGGCGCAGGTCACGGCGCGGGACGCCAAGGACTCCACCGTGGTCAACTTCACCCAGGCCGCCGACGGCGTGGTGACTTTGGATTCCTCGGACCTGGACTTCGCCGAGACCGTCGACGCGGCCCTGGGGATCGTGCACCGGGTCATCAACCACACGGCTTTCCACCGTGACTGA
- the gcvH gene encoding glycine cleavage system protein GcvH has protein sequence MSNIPEELSYTAEHEWVTAPDADGVVRVGITDFAQDALGDVVYAQMPEVGTKITANDVVGEVESTKSVSDIYAPVSGEVVSRNESLDTDSALINSDPYGEGWLIEIKLAEADAVESLLSASEYEQQVG, from the coding sequence ATGAGCAACATTCCCGAAGAGCTGTCCTACACCGCCGAGCACGAATGGGTGACCGCGCCGGACGCCGACGGCGTCGTGCGGGTCGGAATCACGGACTTTGCCCAGGACGCCCTCGGCGATGTCGTGTACGCCCAGATGCCGGAGGTAGGCACCAAAATCACCGCGAACGACGTCGTGGGCGAGGTGGAATCAACCAAGAGCGTCAGTGACATCTACGCCCCGGTCAGCGGCGAAGTGGTGTCCCGCAACGAATCGCTGGACACCGATTCCGCGCTGATCAATTCCGACCCCTACGGCGAGGGCTGGCTGATCGAAATCAAGCTCGCCGAGGCCGACGCGGTGGAGTCGCTGCTCAGTGCATCCGAGTACGAACAACAGGTAGGCTAA
- a CDS encoding SMC-Scp complex subunit ScpB, translating to MNDAETNGPDLSVLPGGPRAALEAVLMVIDEPATAPALAAGLNLTLDVVEDLLGELQREYNGYTGNAPDADAGFSAAPRGFELRNIAGGWRIYSRAEFADVVGGFVLEGQTARLTQAALETLAVIAYRQPVSRARVSAIRGVNVDSVVRTLIQRGLIEDSGHDPESGAILYRTTSYFLERMGIGSVAELPQLSPHLPGLEGIAEFYDEGRM from the coding sequence GTGAACGACGCAGAAACGAACGGTCCGGACCTCTCCGTGCTGCCCGGCGGACCGCGTGCCGCCCTCGAAGCAGTTCTCATGGTGATCGACGAACCGGCGACCGCCCCCGCCCTGGCCGCCGGGCTGAACCTCACGCTCGACGTCGTGGAGGACCTGCTCGGGGAACTGCAGCGGGAGTATAACGGGTATACTGGTAATGCCCCGGATGCGGACGCTGGTTTCAGTGCCGCCCCCCGGGGTTTTGAATTGCGGAACATTGCCGGTGGCTGGCGGATCTATTCCCGTGCCGAATTCGCCGACGTCGTAGGCGGGTTCGTCCTCGAAGGCCAGACGGCCAGGCTGACGCAGGCGGCGCTTGAAACGCTCGCCGTGATCGCCTACCGCCAGCCCGTGTCGCGGGCGCGGGTGTCGGCAATTCGAGGGGTCAACGTTGACTCTGTGGTGCGGACGCTGATCCAGCGCGGCCTGATCGAGGACTCGGGACACGATCCCGAGTCGGGGGCCATCCTGTACCGCACGACGTCGTATTTCCTGGAACGGATGGGAATCGGCTCGGTGGCTGAGCTGCCTCAGCTTTCACCCCATCTTCCAGGGCTTGAAGGCATAGCAGAGTTTTACGACGAAGGAAGAATGTAG
- a CDS encoding bifunctional nuclease family protein → MIEVEIVGVRIELPSNQPLVLLKEMHGERHVPIWIGTPEASAIALAQQGVVPPRPMTHDLLVDVVEALGHTIVSVNIVAVEDNIFYGQLQFEDGTTVSSRASDALALALRAKCRIWCADSVMEEAGVRITEHDDGEEAEPGPAVDEEGELRRFREFLDDVEPEDFAG, encoded by the coding sequence ATGATCGAAGTGGAGATCGTAGGGGTACGGATCGAGCTGCCATCGAACCAGCCGCTGGTCCTGCTCAAGGAGATGCACGGTGAGCGCCACGTGCCCATCTGGATCGGCACCCCGGAGGCAAGCGCCATCGCCCTCGCGCAGCAGGGCGTGGTCCCGCCCCGGCCGATGACCCACGACCTGCTGGTGGACGTCGTCGAGGCGCTGGGCCACACCATTGTCAGCGTGAACATCGTGGCCGTCGAGGACAACATTTTTTACGGCCAGCTTCAGTTCGAGGACGGCACCACTGTCAGCTCGCGGGCCTCCGACGCCCTCGCCCTGGCCCTGCGCGCCAAATGCCGGATCTGGTGCGCGGATTCGGTGATGGAAGAAGCGGGCGTGCGGATCACCGAGCACGACGACGGCGAGGAAGCCGAACCGGGTCCCGCCGTCGACGAAGAGGGCGAACTGCGCCGCTTCCGGGAGTTCCTGGACGACGTTGAACCGGAAGATTTTGCCGGCTGA
- a CDS encoding MerR family transcriptional regulator, producing MSPKGEAGELKQASTAGVAVPASGAQGLLFTEDLPVLDEDAGYRGPTACKAAGITYRQLDYWARTGLVEPAVRGAAGSGSQRLYGFRDILVLKVVKRLLDTGVSLQQIRTAVEHLRERGVEDLAQITLMSDGASVYECTSADEVIDLVQGGQGVFGIAVGRVWREVEGSLAALPSEHAADQSFPDDELSKRRAARKIG from the coding sequence GTGAGTCCGAAAGGCGAAGCAGGCGAGCTCAAGCAGGCGTCGACCGCAGGCGTTGCTGTGCCCGCGAGCGGTGCCCAGGGCCTGCTCTTCACCGAGGATCTTCCCGTCCTGGACGAAGACGCCGGGTACCGCGGTCCGACCGCCTGCAAGGCGGCCGGGATCACCTACCGCCAGCTCGATTACTGGGCCCGAACCGGACTGGTCGAGCCCGCGGTGCGCGGCGCCGCCGGTTCCGGATCCCAGCGGCTCTACGGTTTCCGCGACATCCTGGTCCTGAAAGTCGTCAAACGGCTGCTCGATACCGGTGTCTCACTGCAGCAGATCCGCACTGCCGTGGAACACCTGCGGGAGCGCGGCGTCGAGGACCTTGCCCAGATCACCCTTATGAGCGACGGTGCGAGCGTCTACGAATGCACCTCGGCGGATGAAGTCATCGACCTGGTCCAGGGCGGACAGGGTGTCTTTGGCATCGCCGTCGGCCGGGTCTGGCGTGAAGTGGAAGGAAGCCTGGCGGCCCTTCCGAGCGAGCACGCCGCGGACCAGTCCTTTCCGGACGACGAACTCAGCAAGCGCCGCGCGGCCCGCAAAATCGGCTAG
- a CDS encoding prephenate dehydrogenase has translation MSAFRTHGRGHLNGPVVVVGTGLLGTSIGLGLRGRGVAVFLTDPSPTNLAVAVDIGAGLPLERLDGEAPELVVVAAPPDVTADVVARALADYPAAVVVDIASVKAGIQAQLRERGADLGRYVGTHPMAGREKSGPVAARGELFTSMPWVLCPSAETRPEALQTARALATDLGAVISEFGAEEHDEAVALVSHLPQVMSSLLASRLQGTPLHALSLAGNGLRDVTRIAASDPTLWVQILGANADKVVEILHGVREDLNRLIGTLEDPTAQGARLDLAQLISEGNAGQARIPGKHGGPPQAYSWLTVLVDDTPGQIARLLTEIGEIGVNLEDLRLDHSSGQNVGMVEISVLPNKHELLIEALNDRGWRVLQ, from the coding sequence ATGTCCGCTTTTCGCACCCACGGGCGCGGCCACCTGAACGGGCCGGTCGTGGTCGTGGGGACGGGGCTGTTGGGCACCAGCATCGGCCTGGGACTTCGCGGCCGGGGCGTCGCCGTGTTCCTCACCGACCCCTCGCCCACCAACCTGGCCGTCGCCGTCGACATCGGTGCGGGCCTGCCGTTGGAGCGCCTGGACGGCGAAGCCCCGGAACTCGTTGTCGTCGCCGCGCCGCCGGACGTGACCGCCGACGTCGTCGCCCGGGCCCTGGCGGACTACCCGGCCGCCGTGGTGGTGGACATCGCCAGCGTCAAGGCCGGCATCCAGGCGCAGCTGCGCGAACGCGGCGCCGACCTGGGCCGCTACGTCGGCACGCACCCGATGGCCGGCCGGGAGAAATCCGGGCCGGTCGCCGCCCGCGGTGAACTGTTTACCTCCATGCCGTGGGTGCTGTGCCCCTCGGCAGAAACCCGGCCCGAGGCCCTGCAGACGGCGCGCGCCCTGGCCACGGACCTGGGTGCGGTGATCTCCGAATTCGGGGCGGAGGAACACGACGAAGCCGTGGCCCTGGTCTCGCATTTGCCCCAGGTCATGTCCTCCCTGCTGGCCAGCCGGCTGCAGGGTACGCCGCTGCATGCCTTGTCCCTGGCCGGGAACGGGCTGCGCGACGTGACCCGGATAGCGGCCAGCGACCCCACGCTCTGGGTGCAGATCCTCGGCGCCAACGCGGACAAGGTCGTCGAAATCCTCCACGGCGTCCGCGAGGACCTGAACCGGCTGATCGGAACCCTTGAGGACCCGACCGCCCAGGGCGCCCGCCTGGACCTGGCCCAGCTGATCAGCGAAGGCAACGCCGGCCAGGCCCGGATCCCGGGCAAGCACGGCGGACCGCCGCAGGCGTATTCCTGGCTGACCGTCCTGGTCGACGACACTCCGGGACAGATCGCCAGGCTGCTCACCGAAATCGGCGAGATCGGCGTCAACCTCGAGGACCTCCGCCTGGACCACTCCTCAGGACAGAATGTCGGCATGGTGGAAATCTCCGTGCTGCCGAACAAGCACGAATTGCTCATCGAAGCCCTCAACGACCGCGGATGGCGGGTACTCCAGTAA
- a CDS encoding ScpA family protein, which translates to MAATGAPTAELAPSGKKPGFEVRLANFTGPFDLLLGLISKHQLDITEVALATVTDEFIKYIKRLQRLGEDWALDEASEFLVVAATLLDLKAARLLPAGEVEDDEDIALLEARDLLFARLLQYKAFKHVAGLLESTLEQEAQRYPRQVALEGHFAALLPELVWKHSPQEFAALAEAALKPKEAAPTEVGLAHLHGTPVSVKEQAEIIGHRLRLGRALTFRALIADAESTLVVVARFLALLEMFRDKAVAFDQLLPLGELSVHWTADGADWSSENLSEEYEEQP; encoded by the coding sequence GTGGCGGCGACAGGCGCCCCGACGGCGGAGCTGGCCCCGTCCGGGAAGAAACCCGGTTTCGAGGTCCGGCTGGCCAACTTCACCGGACCGTTCGACCTGCTCCTCGGCCTGATCTCCAAGCACCAGCTGGACATCACCGAGGTGGCCCTGGCCACCGTCACCGACGAGTTCATCAAGTACATCAAGCGGCTGCAGCGGCTGGGGGAGGACTGGGCCCTCGATGAGGCCAGCGAATTCCTCGTCGTCGCCGCAACCCTGCTGGACCTCAAGGCCGCCCGCCTGCTGCCCGCCGGCGAGGTCGAGGACGACGAAGACATCGCCCTCCTCGAAGCCCGTGACCTGCTGTTCGCCCGGCTGCTGCAGTACAAGGCCTTCAAGCACGTCGCCGGCCTGCTCGAGTCAACACTCGAGCAGGAAGCGCAGCGCTACCCGCGCCAGGTCGCCCTCGAGGGCCACTTCGCCGCGCTGCTGCCCGAACTGGTCTGGAAGCACAGCCCGCAGGAGTTCGCGGCCCTGGCCGAAGCGGCCCTGAAGCCCAAAGAAGCGGCCCCCACCGAAGTCGGCCTCGCGCACCTGCACGGGACGCCGGTCAGCGTGAAGGAACAGGCCGAGATCATCGGTCACCGGCTTCGGCTGGGCAGGGCCCTCACCTTCCGGGCACTGATCGCCGACGCCGAGTCCACCCTGGTGGTGGTGGCGCGGTTCCTCGCCCTGCTGGAAATGTTCCGGGACAAGGCTGTCGCTTTCGACCAGCTGCTGCCCCTGGGCGAATTGTCCGTGCACTGGACCGCCGACGGCGCGGACTGGAGCAGCGAAAACCTGAGCGAAGAATACGAGGAGCAGCCGTGA
- a CDS encoding Fpg/Nei family DNA glycosylase — MPELPEVAALADFLAARLQGAVVSKVQIVSFAVLKTADPPISDLEGRTVTAVRRYGKFVAVEADGIHLVFHLARAGWVRLTDAPTGALLKRGGGHIAVRLSFSSAGGPLDLDLTEAGTKKSLAVYLVRDPSDVPGIAALGPDPFSPGFDVESLAAILTSSKQQIKGVLRSQGIIAGIGNAYSDEILHAARISPFAIASSLDRPATERLYDAIHDILGTALAEASGKPASELKDAKRSHMRVHGRAGEACPVCGDTVREVSFADTALQYCPTCQTKGKILADRRTSRFLK; from the coding sequence ATGCCTGAATTACCCGAAGTGGCGGCTCTGGCCGACTTTTTGGCGGCGCGCCTGCAGGGAGCAGTGGTGTCAAAGGTGCAGATCGTCTCCTTCGCGGTGCTGAAGACAGCGGATCCGCCCATCTCCGACCTCGAGGGCAGGACGGTCACCGCGGTGCGCCGCTACGGCAAGTTCGTGGCGGTGGAGGCGGACGGAATCCACCTCGTCTTCCACCTGGCCCGCGCCGGCTGGGTCCGGCTCACCGATGCCCCCACCGGGGCGCTGCTGAAGCGCGGCGGCGGGCATATCGCTGTGCGGCTGTCGTTTTCCAGCGCGGGCGGTCCGCTGGATTTGGACCTGACCGAGGCGGGCACGAAGAAGAGCCTGGCGGTCTACCTGGTCCGGGACCCGTCCGACGTGCCCGGCATTGCCGCGCTGGGACCGGATCCGTTCAGTCCGGGGTTCGACGTCGAATCCCTGGCCGCGATCCTGACGTCCAGCAAGCAGCAGATTAAGGGGGTGCTGCGGAGCCAGGGCATCATCGCCGGCATCGGCAACGCCTACAGCGACGAGATTCTGCACGCGGCCAGAATCTCGCCCTTCGCGATCGCGAGTTCCCTGGACCGGCCGGCAACGGAGCGCCTCTATGACGCCATTCACGACATCCTGGGCACCGCGCTGGCGGAGGCCAGCGGAAAACCGGCCAGCGAACTAAAGGACGCCAAGCGCAGCCACATGCGGGTGCACGGCCGGGCGGGCGAAGCGTGCCCGGTCTGCGGTGACACCGTGCGGGAGGTGTCCTTTGCGGACACGGCACTGCAGTACTGCCCGACCTGCCAGACCAAGGGGAAGATCCTGGCGGACCGCCGGACGTCCCGCTTCCTGAAGTAG
- a CDS encoding 1-acyl-sn-glycerol-3-phosphate acyltransferase, with product MAWSRPVGWLLDRVVYRTTVTGRTNVPAAGPVIFAGNHISFLDGPVMFGAAPRPMHILVKKEMFRGSLGLVLNASGQLAVDRSGDRAALQRAKSILDAGRCVGILPEGTRGSGQAAAINNGVAWLALNSGATVIPVAILGTRINGEHLNTVPRPGRRLHVSFGGALNLSRKPGETGRASMDRVGTEIRAALARHVQDTVSASGQGLPDADSPQELQQAVAGTPADHHLRNVQ from the coding sequence ATGGCCTGGAGCCGTCCCGTCGGCTGGCTCCTGGACCGCGTGGTTTACCGGACCACGGTGACCGGCCGCACCAACGTCCCGGCAGCAGGCCCGGTCATCTTCGCCGGCAACCACATCAGCTTCCTTGACGGGCCGGTGATGTTCGGCGCCGCGCCCCGGCCCATGCACATCTTGGTCAAGAAGGAGATGTTCAGGGGCTCCCTGGGCCTGGTGTTGAACGCCTCCGGCCAGCTGGCAGTGGACCGCTCGGGGGACCGGGCGGCGCTGCAGCGGGCCAAAAGCATCCTCGACGCCGGACGGTGCGTCGGGATCCTGCCCGAAGGCACCCGGGGGAGCGGGCAGGCAGCCGCCATCAACAACGGCGTAGCCTGGCTGGCCTTGAACTCCGGGGCCACGGTCATCCCGGTCGCCATCCTCGGCACCAGGATCAACGGCGAGCACCTCAACACCGTGCCCCGGCCCGGCCGCCGGCTGCATGTCAGCTTCGGCGGCGCCCTCAATCTCAGCCGGAAACCCGGCGAGACCGGGCGTGCTTCAATGGACAGGGTGGGAACCGAGATCCGCGCCGCACTGGCGCGGCACGTTCAGGACACCGTTTCCGCCAGCGGGCAGGGCCTGCCCGACGCGGATTCCCCGCAAGAACTTCAGCAAGCAGTAGCCGGGACGCCGGCAGATCACCACCTAAGGAACGTGCAATGA
- a CDS encoding FHA domain-containing protein has translation MARHGRHETGDHGTGGVRASETTSINLTPVRDEPTLTPKVSADERTAVESLPAGSALLVAHSGPNAGARFLLDSDVTTAGRHPDADIFLDDVTVSRRHVEFRRTARSFEVVDTGSLNGTYVNHDRVDSVELKSGNEVQIGKFRLTFYLSPVRTAGNV, from the coding sequence ATGGCTCGGCACGGACGGCACGAAACCGGTGATCACGGCACGGGTGGAGTGAGAGCCTCGGAGACCACCTCGATCAACCTCACTCCGGTGCGCGACGAGCCCACCCTCACGCCCAAAGTTTCCGCTGATGAACGCACCGCGGTCGAGTCACTGCCGGCCGGTTCCGCCCTGCTGGTGGCGCACAGCGGCCCGAACGCCGGTGCCCGCTTCCTGCTGGACTCCGATGTCACCACCGCCGGCCGCCACCCGGATGCCGATATCTTCCTCGACGACGTGACGGTCTCGCGCCGCCACGTCGAGTTCCGCCGCACCGCACGCAGCTTCGAGGTCGTGGATACCGGCAGCCTGAACGGCACCTACGTCAACCACGACCGGGTCGACAGCGTGGAGCTAAAGTCCGGTAACGAGGTGCAGATCGGCAAGTTCCGGCTCACTTTCTACCTCAGCCCTGTCCGTACCGCAGGCAACGTCTGA